Proteins co-encoded in one Stenotrophomonas maltophilia genomic window:
- the betB gene encoding betaine-aldehyde dehydrogenase: MTTLPVQQLYIHGQRVDATSGKTFKTVNPATGEVIAEVQVASQADVERAVQSAAEGQKVWAAMTAMERSRILRRAVEILRERNDELAHLETLDTGKALAETTTVDIVTGADVVEYYAGLATAIEGIQLPLRESSFFYTRREPLGVVAGIGAWNYPIQIAMWKSAPALAAGNAMVFKPSEVTPLTAIKLAEIYTEAGVPAGVFNVVQGPGREIGQWLTEHPVIEKISFTGGVATGKKVMASAASSSLKEVTMELGGKSPLVICDDADLDRAADIAVMANFFSSGQVCTNGTRVFVPRSMLAAFEAAVVERVKRIRIGDPMAAETNFGPLTSFPHMENVLRYIESGKAEGARLLTGGGRATEGALANGAYVLPTVFSDCRDDMTIVKEEIFGPVMSILAYDDEDEVVRRANDTTFGLAAGVVSKDVSRAHRIIHRLEAGICWINTWGESPAEMPVGGYKESGVGRENGLSTLGHYTRIKSVQVELGDYASVF; encoded by the coding sequence ATGACCACCCTGCCCGTCCAACAGCTCTACATCCACGGCCAGCGCGTCGATGCCACCAGCGGCAAGACCTTCAAGACCGTCAACCCGGCCACCGGTGAAGTGATCGCCGAGGTCCAGGTCGCCAGCCAGGCCGACGTCGAGCGCGCCGTGCAGAGCGCGGCCGAAGGCCAGAAGGTGTGGGCGGCGATGACCGCCATGGAGCGTTCGCGCATCCTGCGCCGCGCCGTCGAGATCCTGCGTGAACGCAACGACGAGCTGGCCCACCTGGAAACCCTGGACACCGGCAAGGCACTGGCCGAAACCACCACCGTGGACATCGTCACCGGTGCCGACGTGGTCGAGTACTACGCCGGCCTGGCCACCGCCATCGAAGGCATCCAGCTGCCGCTGCGCGAGTCGAGCTTCTTCTACACCCGCCGCGAGCCGCTGGGCGTGGTCGCCGGCATCGGCGCCTGGAACTACCCGATCCAGATCGCCATGTGGAAGTCGGCCCCGGCCCTGGCCGCCGGCAACGCGATGGTGTTCAAGCCGTCGGAAGTGACCCCACTGACCGCGATCAAGCTGGCCGAGATCTACACCGAAGCCGGCGTGCCGGCCGGCGTGTTCAACGTCGTGCAGGGCCCGGGCCGCGAGATCGGCCAGTGGCTGACCGAGCACCCGGTGATCGAGAAGATCTCCTTCACCGGCGGCGTCGCCACCGGCAAGAAGGTGATGGCCAGCGCCGCGTCCTCGTCGCTGAAGGAAGTGACCATGGAGCTGGGCGGCAAGTCGCCGCTGGTGATCTGCGATGACGCCGACCTCGACCGCGCCGCCGACATCGCGGTGATGGCCAACTTCTTCAGCTCCGGCCAGGTCTGCACCAACGGCACCCGCGTGTTCGTGCCGCGCAGCATGCTGGCTGCCTTCGAGGCCGCCGTGGTCGAGCGCGTCAAGCGCATCCGCATCGGTGACCCGATGGCCGCCGAGACCAACTTCGGCCCGCTGACCAGCTTCCCGCACATGGAAAACGTGCTGCGCTACATCGAAAGCGGCAAGGCCGAAGGCGCCCGCCTGCTGACCGGCGGCGGCCGTGCCACCGAAGGCGCACTGGCCAATGGCGCCTACGTGCTGCCGACCGTGTTCTCCGACTGCCGCGATGACATGACCATCGTCAAGGAAGAGATCTTCGGGCCGGTGATGAGCATCCTCGCCTACGACGACGAAGACGAAGTGGTGCGTCGTGCCAACGACACCACCTTCGGCCTGGCCGCCGGTGTGGTCAGCAAGGATGTCAGCCGCGCCCACCGCATCATCCACCGCCTGGAAGCCGGCATCTGCTGGATCAACACCTGGGGTGAATCGCCGGCCGAAATGCCGGTCGGCGGCTACAAGGAATCCGGCGTCGGCCGCGAGAACGGCCTTTCCACCCT
- a CDS encoding BCCT family transporter has protein sequence MSSLAHPKRSPLRLNRFVFFSSSVSIGILGLLTVLYPEGSEHWLQWAQAEVSAAFGWWYMLLIVLCLGFVLWLAFSPYGRIRLGHNEESPAFGYVAWVSMLFSAGIGIALLYYGAYEPLDHFLHPPGQPGGTVAAGREAMVLTFLHWGLHGWALYALVGVALGYFAYRRDLPLALRSALYPIFGERIHGRIGDMVDGFGILATLISMVTNLGIGALVVQSGLVYLFNIPDTPQVLVAIVLVMMAVATIGVVAGVEKGIAWLSNLNVRLLCGLLLFVLVTGPTLHLFDGLIQNTGDYLGAFVRKSFDMYLNDPKGREWMGSWTLFYWAWWIAWAPFVGLFVARISRGRTIREVIMGVLLIPLGFTLAWLSIFGNTAIDLVLNHGQAILGEVAQNDAAMTLFKLLEYLPAAPYVAGAAVVIGFVLFLTPVDSGTLMIANLCTRRVDDGVEDGHDAPIWLRVFWAVGITVASVGLLLAGNFSAMQTAVVLCGLPFSFILAFYMWGLLKALRTDPDAPRR, from the coding sequence ATGTCTTCCCTGGCTCATCCCAAGCGTTCGCCCCTGCGCTTGAACCGTTTTGTCTTCTTCAGCTCCTCGGTGTCGATCGGCATCCTCGGGCTGCTCACCGTTCTCTATCCCGAAGGCAGCGAGCACTGGCTGCAATGGGCCCAGGCCGAGGTCTCGGCAGCGTTCGGCTGGTGGTACATGCTGCTGATCGTGCTGTGCCTGGGCTTCGTGCTGTGGCTGGCGTTTTCGCCGTATGGCCGCATCCGCCTGGGCCATAACGAGGAATCACCGGCCTTCGGTTACGTGGCCTGGGTGTCGATGCTGTTCTCGGCCGGCATCGGCATCGCGCTGCTGTACTACGGCGCCTACGAGCCGCTGGACCACTTCCTGCATCCGCCCGGGCAGCCCGGCGGCACCGTGGCCGCCGGCCGCGAGGCGATGGTGCTGACCTTCCTGCACTGGGGCCTGCACGGCTGGGCGTTGTACGCGCTGGTCGGCGTGGCGCTGGGCTACTTCGCCTATCGCCGCGACCTGCCGCTGGCGCTGCGCTCGGCGCTGTACCCGATCTTCGGTGAGCGCATCCATGGTCGCATCGGCGACATGGTCGATGGGTTCGGCATCCTGGCCACGCTGATCTCGATGGTGACCAACCTCGGCATCGGTGCGCTGGTGGTGCAGTCCGGCCTGGTCTACCTGTTCAACATCCCGGATACGCCGCAGGTGCTGGTGGCGATCGTGCTGGTGATGATGGCGGTGGCCACCATAGGCGTGGTGGCGGGTGTGGAGAAGGGCATCGCCTGGCTCTCCAATCTCAACGTGCGCCTGCTGTGCGGCCTGCTGCTGTTCGTGCTGGTCACCGGCCCGACCCTGCACCTGTTCGACGGCCTGATCCAGAACACCGGCGACTACCTGGGCGCGTTCGTGCGCAAGAGCTTCGACATGTACCTCAACGACCCCAAGGGTCGCGAGTGGATGGGCTCGTGGACGCTGTTCTACTGGGCGTGGTGGATTGCCTGGGCACCGTTCGTCGGCCTTTTCGTGGCGCGCATTTCGCGTGGCCGCACCATCCGCGAAGTGATCATGGGCGTGCTGCTGATCCCGCTCGGCTTCACCCTGGCGTGGCTGTCGATCTTCGGCAACACCGCCATCGATCTGGTGCTCAATCACGGCCAGGCGATCCTCGGTGAGGTGGCGCAGAACGATGCGGCGATGACGCTGTTCAAGCTGCTGGAATACCTGCCTGCCGCGCCGTACGTGGCCGGTGCCGCGGTGGTGATCGGTTTCGTGCTGTTCCTGACCCCGGTCGATTCGGGCACGCTGATGATCGCCAACCTGTGCACCCGCCGCGTCGATGACGGCGTGGAGGACGGCCACGACGCGCCGATCTGGCTGCGCGTGTTCTGGGCGGTGGGCATCACCGTGGCCAGCGTCGGCCTGCTGCTGGCGGGCAACTTCAGCGCGATGCAGACGGCGGTGGTGCTGTGCGGCCTGCCGTTCTCGTTCATCCTGGCGTTCTACATGTGGGGCCTGCTGAAGGCGCTGCGCACCGACCCGGACGCGCCGCGACGCTGA
- a CDS encoding 4-oxalomesaconate tautomerase: MSNDLLSIPCVLMRGGTSKGPFFMASDLPADTARRDRLLLEVMGSGHPLQIDGIGGGNALTSKVAIIDRSSRDDADVDYLFAQVRVEQQVVDTSPNCGNMLAAVGPYAIERGLVQAQDPQTRVRIFNVNTGKLIVATVETPGGEVVYRGDTRIAGAPGSASPVRLSFLDAAGARTGKLLPSGHAQETIHGMAVSLVDCAMPMMMVRAADMGVHGDASPAELNADHALLARLEAMRIEAGTRMGIADAGSKVIPKPVLLSAPQQGGDLQVRYFMPHQCHTALAITGAVGLATAAVTPGTLANTFVGCLPMPGSITLEHPSGLLEVGLSRSSDDAPVVASVVRTARRLFEGRVFATSPAAAETHSTEARQWTSAA, from the coding sequence ATGTCCAACGATCTGCTCAGCATTCCCTGCGTACTCATGCGCGGTGGCACCTCCAAAGGTCCCTTCTTCATGGCATCCGACCTGCCGGCGGACACCGCCCGGCGCGACCGCCTGCTGCTGGAAGTGATGGGCTCGGGCCACCCGCTGCAGATCGACGGTATTGGCGGCGGCAACGCCCTGACCAGCAAGGTGGCGATCATCGACCGCTCCAGTCGCGACGATGCCGACGTGGACTACCTGTTCGCCCAGGTGCGGGTGGAGCAGCAGGTGGTGGACACCTCGCCCAACTGCGGCAACATGCTGGCCGCAGTCGGCCCGTATGCCATCGAACGCGGCCTGGTACAGGCGCAGGATCCGCAGACGCGGGTGCGCATCTTCAACGTCAACACCGGCAAGCTGATCGTGGCAACGGTGGAGACCCCCGGCGGCGAAGTGGTCTACCGCGGTGATACGCGGATCGCCGGTGCGCCGGGTTCGGCCTCGCCGGTGCGGCTGTCCTTCCTGGACGCCGCCGGTGCCCGCACCGGCAAGCTGCTGCCCAGTGGCCATGCGCAGGAAACCATCCATGGCATGGCGGTCAGCCTGGTGGACTGCGCGATGCCGATGATGATGGTGCGCGCGGCCGATATGGGTGTCCACGGCGACGCCTCGCCGGCGGAACTGAATGCGGATCACGCGCTGCTGGCGCGGCTGGAAGCGATGCGCATCGAGGCGGGTACGCGCATGGGCATCGCCGATGCGGGCAGCAAGGTGATTCCCAAGCCGGTACTACTTTCCGCACCGCAGCAGGGCGGCGACCTGCAGGTCCGCTACTTCATGCCCCACCAATGCCACACCGCACTTGCCATCACCGGCGCGGTCGGTCTGGCCACCGCCGCAGTCACGCCCGGCACCCTGGCCAACACTTTCGTCGGATGCCTGCCGATGCCGGGCAGCATTACCCTCGAACATCCGAGCGGCCTGCTGGAAGTGGGCCTGAGCCGCAGCTCGGACGACGCGCCGGTCGTTGCCAGCGTGGTCCGCACCGCGCGCCGCCTGTTCGAAGGGCGCGTGTTCGCGACTTCGCCCGCCGCTGCCGAAACCCATTCCACCGAAGCCCGCCAATGGACCTCAGCGGCATGA
- the betI gene encoding transcriptional regulator BetI, with protein sequence MPKKGVEPVRREQLIRATFQTIDEIGMADATVATIAKKAGLSSGIVAHYFGDKDGLLNAAMRQILRELKDAVARYRAEVGDDPREQLRAIVDGNFDDSQINGTAMRVWLTFWAASMHQPELARLQRANDQRLFSNLCHQFNRLLPHPQARLAARGLAAMIDGLWLRGSLVGGQFNAEKSRRIAYGYIDFQLQAGAL encoded by the coding sequence ATGCCGAAGAAAGGCGTGGAACCGGTACGGCGCGAGCAGCTGATCCGGGCCACTTTCCAGACCATCGACGAGATCGGCATGGCCGATGCGACCGTCGCCACCATCGCGAAGAAGGCCGGGCTGTCCAGCGGCATCGTCGCCCACTACTTCGGCGACAAGGACGGCCTGCTCAATGCTGCAATGCGGCAGATCCTGCGTGAACTGAAGGACGCCGTCGCCCGCTACCGCGCCGAGGTTGGCGACGATCCGCGCGAGCAGCTGCGCGCGATCGTCGATGGCAATTTCGACGACAGCCAGATCAACGGCACCGCGATGCGCGTCTGGCTGACCTTCTGGGCCGCCAGCATGCACCAGCCGGAACTGGCCCGGCTGCAGCGCGCCAACGACCAGCGCCTGTTCTCCAACCTGTGCCACCAGTTCAACCGCCTGCTGCCCCACCCGCAGGCCCGCCTGGCCGCCCGCGGCCTGGCCGCGATGATCGACGGCCTGTGGCTGCGCGGCAGCCTGGTCGGCGGCCAGTTCAACGCCGAGAAGTCCCGGCGCATCGCATACGGCTATATCGACTTCCAGTTGCAGGCTGGCGCGCTATAA
- a CDS encoding LysR family transcriptional regulator, whose product MSINCEILDLRAFLLVAETRSFHRAAESLHVSQPALSRRIQKLEQAVGSPLLERTTRSVSTTAVGENLLPLVRRMLEEFDGSLFSLRGREDTRGATVTIACLPTAAFYFLPSVMARFHEAHPNVRFRILDIPATEGLQAVERGEVEFGINFMGANDPNLDFDVLAEDPFVLACRRDHPLARKRKVEWADLAQHQLITVHRTSGNRTLLDGALARENLKLSWHYEVTHLSTSLGMVEAGIGVSVLPKMATPDGDHPILVTRPIGNPVVSRTIGIVRRRGALLSPTAERFLQMLMSQWRGKP is encoded by the coding sequence ATGAGCATCAATTGCGAAATCCTCGACCTGCGCGCTTTCCTCCTCGTTGCAGAGACGCGCAGCTTCCATCGCGCTGCGGAAAGCCTGCACGTTTCACAGCCGGCGCTCAGCCGCCGAATCCAGAAGCTGGAGCAGGCGGTCGGTTCGCCCCTGCTCGAACGCACCACGCGCAGCGTCAGCACGACCGCTGTCGGCGAGAACCTGCTGCCGCTGGTACGGCGCATGCTGGAAGAATTCGACGGCTCGCTGTTCTCACTGCGCGGGCGCGAAGACACCCGCGGCGCAACGGTGACCATCGCCTGCCTGCCGACGGCGGCGTTCTACTTCCTTCCCAGCGTGATGGCACGCTTCCACGAGGCGCATCCGAACGTGCGCTTCCGCATCCTGGATATCCCGGCCACCGAAGGACTGCAGGCGGTGGAACGCGGCGAAGTGGAATTCGGCATCAACTTCATGGGCGCCAACGATCCCAACCTTGATTTCGACGTGCTGGCCGAAGACCCGTTCGTGCTGGCCTGCCGCCGCGACCATCCACTGGCCCGCAAGCGCAAGGTCGAATGGGCCGATCTGGCCCAGCACCAGCTGATCACGGTGCATCGCACCAGCGGCAACCGCACCCTGCTCGACGGCGCGCTGGCACGCGAGAACCTGAAACTGAGCTGGCACTACGAGGTGACCCACCTGTCCACGTCGCTGGGCATGGTCGAAGCCGGCATCGGTGTATCGGTGCTGCCGAAAATGGCCACACCCGATGGGGACCACCCGATCCTGGTGACCCGCCCGATCGGCAACCCGGTGGTGTCGCGCACCATCGGCATCGTGCGTCGTCGCGGCGCCCTGCTCTCGCCCACTGCCGAACGTTTCCTGCAGATGCTGATGAGCCAGTGGCGTGGCAAACCGTGA
- the acnA gene encoding aconitate hydratase AcnA produces MSDSFSTRSQLNVGGKTYDYFSLPTLGQRFDISHLPYSMKILLENLLRHEDGGATVGPDHIEAVARWNPSAEPDTEIAFMPARVVLQDFTGVPCVVDLAAMRDAVVKLGGSPEQINPQIPSELVIDHSVQVDVFGKPDALDLNGKIEFQRNQERYGFLRWGQKAFDNFKVVPPNTGIVHQVNLENLARVVMTADKDGKAVAYPDTVFGTDSHTTMINGIGVLGWGVGGIEAEAAMLGQPSSMLIPQVVGFKLTGRLPEGATATDLVLTVTQMLRKLGVVGKFVEFYGDGLQHLPLADRATIGNMAPEYGATCGIFPIDAESLNYLRLSGRSEEQINLVEAYAKAQGLWHEPGSPHAQYSTTLELDMGTVKPSLAGPKRPQDRVLLEDVQKNYREALVGMTANRDKRSEDVSSFVNEGGGAAVGNEQLAKGFADIEIENRKVRLKDGAVVIAAITSCTNTSNPAVMIGAGLLARNAAAKGLNRQPWVKTSLGPGSRVVTDYLEKAGVLRELEKIGFYVVGYGCTTCIGNSGPLPTEVSAGIAAGDLVVTSVLSGNRNFEGRVHPEVKMNYLASPPLVVAYAIAGTTDIDLTTQPLGTGSDGQPVFLRDIWPSNKEIGDVIAATIGPEMFKQNYADVFKGDTRWNTIASPDGNLYEWSDASTYIKNPPYFDGMTMQTGSIDDVHGARVMGLFGDSITTDHISPAGNIKKDSPAGRFLQERGVQPADFNSYGSRRGNDDVMVRGTFANIRIKNLMFGGEEGGNTLYYPAAGGQPEKLAIYDAAMKYKADKVPLVVLAGKEYGTGSSRDWAAKGTLLLGVKAVIAESFERIHRSNLVGMGVLPLQFRNGENAQSLGLDGSEVIDITGLQDGASKRATVTATKADGTKKTFEVSVMLLTPKEVEYFRHGGLLQYVLRQLASK; encoded by the coding sequence ATGAGCGATTCGTTCTCCACCCGCAGCCAGCTGAACGTCGGCGGCAAGACCTACGACTATTTCAGCCTGCCCACGCTGGGCCAGCGCTTCGATATCTCCCACCTGCCCTACTCGATGAAGATCCTGCTGGAGAACCTGCTCCGGCATGAGGACGGCGGCGCCACCGTCGGCCCGGACCACATCGAAGCCGTGGCCCGCTGGAACCCGTCCGCCGAACCGGACACCGAAATCGCCTTCATGCCGGCGCGCGTGGTCCTGCAGGACTTCACCGGCGTGCCCTGCGTGGTCGACCTGGCCGCGATGCGCGATGCGGTGGTCAAGCTCGGCGGCTCGCCCGAGCAGATCAACCCGCAGATTCCCTCCGAGCTGGTCATCGACCACTCGGTGCAGGTCGACGTGTTCGGCAAGCCGGACGCGCTGGACCTCAACGGCAAGATCGAATTCCAGCGCAACCAGGAGCGCTACGGCTTCCTGCGCTGGGGCCAGAAGGCCTTCGACAACTTCAAGGTGGTGCCGCCCAACACCGGCATCGTCCACCAGGTGAACCTGGAAAACCTGGCCCGCGTAGTGATGACCGCGGACAAGGACGGCAAGGCGGTGGCCTACCCCGATACCGTGTTCGGCACCGACAGCCACACCACCATGATCAACGGCATCGGCGTGCTCGGCTGGGGCGTGGGCGGCATCGAAGCGGAGGCGGCCATGCTCGGCCAGCCGTCGTCGATGCTGATCCCGCAGGTGGTCGGCTTCAAGCTCACCGGCAGGCTGCCCGAAGGCGCCACTGCCACCGATCTGGTGCTGACCGTCACCCAGATGCTGCGCAAGCTGGGCGTGGTCGGCAAGTTCGTCGAGTTCTACGGTGACGGCCTGCAGCACCTGCCGCTGGCCGACCGTGCCACCATCGGCAACATGGCCCCGGAATACGGCGCCACGTGCGGCATCTTCCCGATCGACGCCGAGTCGCTGAACTACCTGCGCCTGTCCGGCCGCAGCGAAGAGCAGATCAACCTGGTCGAGGCCTACGCCAAGGCGCAGGGCCTGTGGCACGAACCGGGCAGCCCGCACGCCCAGTACAGCACTACGCTGGAACTGGACATGGGCACGGTGAAGCCGTCGCTGGCCGGCCCCAAGCGCCCGCAGGACCGCGTGCTGCTGGAAGACGTGCAGAAGAACTACCGCGAAGCGCTGGTCGGCATGACCGCCAACCGTGACAAGCGCAGCGAGGATGTGTCCTCGTTCGTCAATGAAGGCGGCGGCGCTGCGGTCGGCAACGAGCAGCTGGCCAAGGGCTTTGCCGACATCGAGATCGAGAACCGCAAGGTGCGGCTGAAGGACGGCGCAGTGGTGATCGCCGCCATCACCTCCTGCACCAACACCTCCAACCCGGCGGTGATGATCGGCGCCGGCCTGCTGGCGCGCAACGCGGCGGCCAAGGGCCTGAACCGCCAGCCGTGGGTGAAGACCTCGCTCGGCCCAGGCTCGCGCGTGGTTACCGATTACCTGGAAAAGGCCGGCGTGCTGAGGGAGCTGGAGAAGATCGGCTTCTACGTGGTCGGCTACGGCTGCACCACCTGCATCGGCAACTCCGGCCCGCTGCCGACCGAAGTCAGCGCCGGCATCGCCGCCGGCGATCTGGTGGTCACCTCGGTACTGTCGGGCAACCGCAACTTCGAGGGCCGCGTGCATCCCGAAGTGAAGATGAACTACCTGGCCAGCCCGCCGCTGGTGGTGGCCTACGCCATCGCCGGCACCACCGACATCGACCTGACCACCCAGCCGCTGGGCACCGGCAGCGATGGCCAGCCGGTGTTCCTGCGCGACATCTGGCCGAGCAACAAGGAAATCGGCGATGTCATCGCCGCCACCATCGGTCCGGAGATGTTCAAGCAGAACTACGCTGACGTATTCAAGGGTGATACCCGCTGGAACACCATCGCCTCGCCGGACGGCAACCTGTACGAGTGGAGCGATGCCTCCACCTACATCAAGAACCCGCCGTATTTCGATGGCATGACCATGCAGACCGGCAGCATCGACGACGTGCACGGCGCACGCGTGATGGGCCTGTTCGGCGACTCGATCACCACCGACCACATCTCCCCGGCCGGCAACATCAAGAAGGACTCGCCGGCAGGCCGCTTCCTGCAGGAGCGCGGCGTGCAGCCGGCCGATTTCAACAGCTACGGCAGCCGCCGCGGCAACGATGATGTGATGGTCCGCGGCACCTTCGCCAACATCCGCATCAAGAACCTGATGTTCGGTGGCGAGGAAGGCGGCAACACCCTGTACTACCCCGCCGCTGGCGGCCAGCCGGAAAAGCTGGCGATCTACGATGCGGCCATGAAGTACAAGGCCGACAAGGTGCCGCTGGTGGTGCTGGCCGGCAAGGAATACGGCACCGGCTCGTCGCGCGACTGGGCGGCCAAAGGCACCCTCCTGCTGGGGGTGAAGGCAGTCATCGCCGAAAGCTTCGAGCGCATCCACCGTTCCAACCTGGTCGGCATGGGCGTGCTGCCGCTGCAGTTCCGCAACGGCGAGAACGCGCAGTCGCTGGGCCTGGACGGCTCGGAGGTGATCGACATCACCGGCCTGCAGGACGGTGCCAGCAAGCGCGCCACGGTCACCGCGACCAAGGCCGACGGCACAAAGAAGACCTTCGAGGTCTCGGTGATGCTGCTGACCCCGAAGGAAGTGGAGTACTTCCGCCACGGTGGCCTGCTGCAGTACGTGCTGCGCCAGCTGGCCAGCAAGTAA